The following coding sequences lie in one Enterococcus sp. 9E7_DIV0242 genomic window:
- a CDS encoding PEP phosphonomutase, with protein MVKRLISANTSDLLSMTAAELKQSIKASEGRTIVSENVAGRESLVGDITNAEVARAFGADLILLNGVDVLNPVISGLAAESEKECIAELRQLVGRPVGVNLEPVDQNARMAEDKLDIPVGRQASEKTLKVSDQLGFDFICLTGNPGTGVTNKQINEAIKRAKEHFSGLVIAGKMHGAGVDEPVADIQAIQSFVESGADIILVPAVGTVPGFDTVELKEVVKVVHQAGALVMSAIGTSQESSDEETVRQIAIQNKICGVDIQHIGDAGYAGVAPVENIFAMSKAIRGARHTISMVARSIHR; from the coding sequence ATGGTAAAACGATTAATTAGTGCCAATACTTCAGATTTATTAAGCATGACAGCAGCTGAGCTCAAACAAAGCATCAAGGCGAGCGAAGGCAGAACAATTGTCTCAGAGAATGTTGCAGGAAGAGAATCATTGGTTGGGGATATCACTAATGCAGAGGTTGCTCGGGCATTTGGGGCTGATCTGATTTTATTGAATGGCGTAGATGTACTAAACCCCGTGATTTCGGGACTGGCTGCAGAGTCAGAGAAGGAATGTATCGCAGAGCTGCGTCAATTAGTGGGTCGTCCAGTCGGTGTGAATTTAGAACCCGTGGATCAAAACGCCCGAATGGCAGAAGACAAGCTGGATATTCCTGTCGGTAGACAAGCGAGTGAAAAAACATTGAAGGTCAGTGATCAGCTAGGCTTTGATTTTATTTGTCTGACGGGAAATCCGGGAACAGGGGTAACCAATAAGCAAATCAATGAAGCAATCAAACGAGCGAAAGAACACTTCAGCGGTTTAGTTATTGCCGGTAAAATGCATGGTGCGGGAGTGGATGAGCCAGTGGCAGATATTCAGGCGATTCAAAGTTTTGTTGAAAGTGGAGCGGATATTATTTTGGTTCCGGCTGTAGGGACTGTTCCGGGATTTGATACTGTTGAGTTAAAAGAAGTGGTGAAGGTCGTGCATCAAGCAGGAGCATTGGTCATGTCGGCTATCGGTACCAGTCAGGAAAGTTCAGATGAAGAAACGGTTCGACAAATCGCGATTCAAAATAAAATATGCGGAGTAGACATCCAACACATTGGTGATGCGGGATATGCCGGGGTAGCACCGGTTGAAAATATTTTTGCGATGAGCAAAGCGATTCGTGGCGCGCGACATACGATTTCAATGGTGGCTCGTTCTATTCATCGCTAA
- the celB gene encoding PTS cellobiose transporter subunit IIC, with product MNKFNSVLEEKLLPVAAKLGANRVLIAIRNGITLSMPLIIIGSLFLIISNFPIDSWINWLSETGIIDYLNKGTNGSFGIMGLVASFGIAHSLADQYGVDGVSAGVISLSSFLVATPNILSGDEAPAEGIPVNYMGSRGLFVAIVLGIFSALIFQWFIKHNIQIKLPDSVPPAVAKSFSALIPGAAIVTLWLIIFAVLDTANIGNIHDLLLKIFGGPLGILGATIGGTLISIFLNSSFWFMGIHGGNVVNSIISPIWLMNTDANRVIYQADRTAELPHIITSSFIDNFVYIGGGGATIGLVLVIAIVALKKNSSQLTKTMAPLTLTPGLFNINEPAMFGLPVVLNISLLIPFILAPMMNALITYFAMSSGLVGKTVGVAVPWTMPPILSGFLATGGHASGAILQVVLIILDVLIYYPFYRTVERQNVLAENELDTQK from the coding sequence ATGAATAAGTTTAATTCAGTTTTAGAAGAAAAGCTGCTGCCGGTTGCAGCGAAGCTAGGTGCAAACAGAGTTTTGATTGCTATTAGAAATGGGATAACCTTGAGCATGCCCCTTATTATCATTGGCTCGCTCTTTCTGATCATCAGTAATTTTCCCATAGATTCTTGGATCAATTGGTTGTCAGAAACAGGTATTATTGATTATTTGAATAAGGGGACGAACGGTAGTTTTGGTATTATGGGGCTGGTCGCAAGTTTTGGGATCGCGCATAGTTTGGCGGATCAATATGGGGTAGATGGTGTCTCTGCTGGTGTGATTTCCTTGTCTTCTTTTCTGGTTGCAACACCTAATATTTTATCTGGAGACGAAGCACCTGCAGAGGGGATTCCGGTAAATTATATGGGCAGTCGAGGACTGTTCGTAGCCATTGTATTAGGTATTTTTAGTGCACTTATATTTCAGTGGTTTATCAAACACAACATTCAAATCAAGCTGCCTGATTCTGTACCACCGGCAGTGGCGAAGAGCTTTAGCGCCTTGATTCCCGGGGCTGCGATCGTTACGCTGTGGTTGATCATATTTGCAGTATTGGATACAGCAAATATTGGGAATATTCATGATTTGTTACTGAAAATTTTTGGTGGTCCATTGGGAATCTTAGGGGCAACGATAGGCGGAACACTCATCTCCATTTTCCTGAACAGCTCCTTTTGGTTTATGGGTATCCATGGGGGAAATGTAGTAAACAGTATCATCAGTCCAATCTGGTTGATGAATACAGATGCGAACCGAGTGATTTACCAGGCAGACCGTACAGCTGAACTGCCGCACATCATTACCTCTTCCTTTATTGACAACTTTGTTTATATCGGAGGTGGTGGAGCGACGATTGGCTTGGTGCTTGTCATAGCGATTGTTGCATTGAAAAAGAATTCCAGTCAACTGACGAAAACCATGGCGCCATTAACATTGACTCCAGGACTTTTCAATATCAATGAACCAGCAATGTTTGGTTTGCCGGTGGTCTTGAATATTAGTTTGCTGATTCCATTCATTCTGGCACCTATGATGAATGCATTGATTACCTATTTCGCTATGTCGTCTGGTCTGGTAGGAAAAACAGTCGGAGTTGCCGTGCCATGGACCATGCCGCCGATCTTGAGTGGCTTTTTGGCAACAGGTGGACACGCCAGCGGGGCGATTCTCCAAGTCGTACTCATTATTCTGGATGTGTTGATTTATTATCCATTTTATCGGACGGTTGAACGGCAAAATGTACTTGCGGAAAATGAGCTAGATACACAAAAATAA
- a CDS encoding GntR family transcriptional regulator — MAKYHEISTELIKEIVDGKYKERGKLPTEKELSLHFNTSRNTIRSAINLLTDEGYVYKVQGSGIYLRPVNFDESTNLNLIKGFSSEHQEETSKIKILDLEIIQATAEIAEELNCKIGEPLYYLKRVRFVDDEPVRVERSYYRQEIVPYLGKEIARESIYNYLTQNLKLQIGFADRKIQADYLSKDDAQLLGLAENDPALIVNEKIYLANGQIVILGEGVLHFKKISLFSSAKNFD, encoded by the coding sequence GTGGCGAAATATCATGAAATTTCCACCGAATTAATTAAAGAAATAGTGGACGGAAAGTATAAAGAGCGAGGAAAGCTTCCGACAGAAAAAGAATTGAGTCTGCATTTTAATACCAGTAGAAATACGATTCGGAGTGCCATTAATTTATTGACGGATGAAGGGTATGTATACAAGGTTCAAGGAAGCGGTATTTATTTGCGTCCCGTCAATTTTGATGAAAGTACAAACTTGAATCTGATCAAAGGATTTTCGAGTGAGCACCAAGAAGAAACGAGCAAAATCAAGATTTTAGATCTGGAAATCATACAGGCGACAGCAGAAATTGCCGAAGAGCTGAACTGTAAGATCGGTGAACCGTTATACTATTTAAAGCGTGTTCGTTTTGTAGATGATGAGCCTGTTCGGGTGGAGCGCTCGTATTATCGACAAGAGATCGTACCTTACTTGGGAAAAGAAATTGCTCGTGAGTCTATCTATAATTATTTGACTCAAAATTTGAAGCTGCAGATCGGCTTTGCAGATCGGAAGATCCAAGCGGATTATCTTTCGAAGGATGACGCTCAGTTATTAGGCCTAGCAGAAAATGATCCTGCGTTGATTGTGAATGAAAAAATCTATTTAGCAAATGGTCAGATTGTGATACTTGGCGAAGGTGTTTTGCACTTCAAAAAAATCTCGCTCTTTTCAAGTGCAAAGAATTTTGACTAG
- a CDS encoding BglG family transcription antiterminator encodes MRETKIIQYLKEATGYSTKSQLAEQLDVSPRTISTDIKTINETSKKVGFQISHLRGAGYQLEILDKQLFDAYFKQLFQEKRQELLNPTERKTMIALLLLFANEYVTINQISETLAVSASTIKKDLQQLKEELMANELTLHAKPYYGYKLIGAEEKRRSLILQLLRNEVPKPQLTVEYAAFLEAFDEQKFRNYLIQMIRQYDIKMNDSVLDNIVLHVILLSFRIKQSNFIKEELHLFQEAGSYVELTKGITSYLAEYENILLPKNEQIYLSQQLYGKMLAVHEFAQYDKLYSYISQALSEIDEKYYTMFNEDQELKDALTLHVAPLLQRLYTGHQLENPIIEDVYTRYANVFTITYEFIQLISDTINVAVSKDEMGYLAIYFAASLEKKSQEEIRRYKKIAVICATGGGASYFLKTKLEQIFVNAEVRTFSVMEANGIDTTVDLIISTVPIELAGNRIPIIYTQALLTEKEVKKIQKDLLLIQENQKLTADLDKQLLTLFSEKNFLITDTTEYLSLLKARADRLEATGEADSGYTELVLQREQLVDTVYQNGIAGPHPMEARAIKEGIDVIMLRPAAHFRGKQIKLVFLINISNGHLFLHKEISRLMIRMIDDQHLDTNLDKIKNYQDFSRYLREMIKKG; translated from the coding sequence ATGAGGGAAACAAAAATCATCCAGTATTTAAAAGAAGCGACAGGCTATAGCACAAAATCGCAGCTTGCAGAGCAATTGGATGTGTCGCCTCGCACAATTTCCACAGATATCAAAACAATCAACGAGACATCCAAAAAAGTGGGGTTTCAAATCAGTCACCTACGGGGAGCCGGATATCAACTTGAGATTCTTGATAAACAGCTATTTGATGCGTACTTTAAACAGCTCTTTCAAGAAAAGCGACAGGAACTGTTGAATCCGACAGAGCGCAAAACGATGATTGCTTTGCTGCTGCTATTTGCAAATGAGTATGTGACGATCAACCAAATCTCAGAAACATTGGCGGTCAGTGCTTCCACGATCAAAAAGGATTTACAGCAATTAAAGGAAGAACTAATGGCGAATGAGTTGACCTTGCATGCTAAGCCCTATTATGGCTACAAACTTATTGGTGCTGAAGAAAAGCGACGTTCGTTGATATTGCAGCTGTTGCGTAACGAAGTGCCTAAGCCTCAGCTGACGGTTGAATATGCAGCATTTTTAGAAGCGTTTGATGAGCAAAAATTTAGAAATTATTTAATTCAAATGATTCGTCAGTACGATATCAAGATGAATGATTCTGTACTGGATAACATCGTTCTTCACGTGATTTTACTCAGCTTCAGAATCAAGCAAAGTAATTTTATCAAAGAGGAACTGCACCTGTTTCAAGAAGCTGGCAGCTATGTAGAACTGACAAAGGGAATAACGAGCTATTTGGCTGAATATGAAAATATCCTATTACCGAAAAATGAACAGATTTATTTGAGTCAACAGCTTTATGGCAAGATGCTGGCAGTCCATGAGTTTGCACAATATGACAAGCTATATAGCTACATCAGTCAGGCACTTTCTGAAATTGATGAGAAGTATTATACGATGTTCAACGAAGATCAGGAATTGAAGGATGCGCTGACCTTGCATGTGGCACCGTTATTACAACGTTTGTATACAGGACATCAGCTTGAAAATCCGATTATTGAGGATGTTTACACCCGGTATGCCAATGTATTCACTATCACGTATGAATTTATTCAGCTAATCAGTGATACGATCAACGTGGCTGTAAGTAAAGATGAGATGGGGTATCTGGCAATCTATTTTGCGGCAAGCTTGGAAAAGAAGTCCCAAGAAGAAATCAGACGGTATAAAAAAATCGCAGTTATCTGTGCGACTGGCGGAGGGGCTTCCTATTTTCTGAAGACCAAGCTGGAGCAGATTTTCGTTAATGCAGAGGTTCGAACGTTTTCGGTCATGGAAGCAAACGGCATTGATACGACTGTTGATTTAATCATTTCCACTGTTCCGATTGAATTAGCTGGAAACAGAATACCGATCATCTATACACAAGCGTTATTGACAGAAAAGGAAGTCAAAAAAATTCAAAAGGATCTGTTGCTGATTCAGGAAAATCAAAAGCTGACGGCAGATTTGGATAAGCAACTGCTGACACTTTTTTCTGAGAAAAATTTTTTGATAACGGATACAACAGAGTACCTTTCTTTATTGAAGGCACGTGCTGATCGTTTGGAGGCAACTGGAGAAGCCGATAGCGGTTATACAGAGCTAGTGCTTCAAAGAGAACAGCTCGTGGATACTGTTTATCAGAATGGGATTGCAGGTCCGCACCCAATGGAGGCTCGAGCAATCAAAGAAGGAATCGACGTCATCATGCTTCGACCAGCTGCACATTTCAGAGGAAAACAAATAAAGCTGGTTTTTTTGATCAACATCAGCAATGGTCATTTATTTTTACACAAAGAAATCAGTCGGTTGATGATTCGAATGATCGATGATCAACACTTAGATACTAATTTGGACAAAATCAAAAACTATCAGGATTTCTCCCGCTACTTGAGAGAGATGATCAAGAAAGGATAA
- a CDS encoding PTS lactose/cellobiose transporter subunit IIA: MNEQEKSIFQIISAAGDSRGAAFEALRFARKGMFDEADQKMKEAKERSIAAHEEQTTLITKEINGEKTETSLLMVHAQDHLMNSLLARDLIEEMIEMLKEQKK, encoded by the coding sequence ATGAACGAACAGGAAAAAAGCATTTTTCAAATCATTTCAGCAGCAGGCGATAGCAGAGGAGCTGCTTTTGAAGCACTGCGATTTGCTCGAAAAGGGATGTTTGATGAAGCGGATCAAAAGATGAAGGAGGCCAAAGAAAGAAGCATCGCCGCACATGAGGAACAGACCACACTGATAACCAAGGAAATCAATGGTGAAAAAACAGAGACGAGCCTGTTGATGGTTCATGCACAGGATCATTTAATGAATAGTCTACTGGCACGTGATCTGATTGAAGAAATGATCGAAATGTTGAAGGAACAGAAAAAATAG